DNA from Sorex araneus isolate mSorAra2 chromosome 6, mSorAra2.pri, whole genome shotgun sequence:
CCTACATATAAATATTCCTTGAGGTCTCTGTTCTAAATTCTTCAGAGCATATACCCAGAAGTCAACTGCTGGACCATCAGTACCTCTATGTTTAACCTTTTGAGGAATGCATTTTCCTCTGCAGCTGCATTGCTACTATATTTATTCCCACCAATAAGGCACAAGGCATCCATTTCTCTCTATTTTGTCAATACTTGGTATTTTCCAGAAAGAGAACTTTTTTCCCACAGGCCAagtatgtgtttctctgtgtttctctaGATAAAATGGAACAGAAGTAAGAGTGTGGGGTTAATTAGGAGGGAAAAGTTTAACAGATAGGATCCTGAGTCCTAAAAATCACACTTTACATAATACTGCTTGTTCACTCTTTGAAAATCCTGTTCATACTCTTGGTAAAGAACTCTGAACAAAAATGCCCAGTTAATTATTTTCTTGTTGCTCTCGCCAATTACTTCTTATAGCAGAAATAAAAAGCCTAAAACTGTCTTAATCTGAAACAGTATTAAAATTGCTTTTgagtttgtttgttgttgttgtcaatcAGCAAAATAAAAGGTGTCTCAGACAATACttattactttaaatatatagtatagtataggttttgtgaaatgagaaaaatatctaCGATCCAATAAATGATGAAACATAGTTTTGCAGAAGATTATTTTTTCAGGATGACTTACTACCCAGGCTTCATGTGGTGCAAAGGTAAGGAGGGTATCTATATACTTAGTTTTAGTTCCTAACCTTCACAATGTTATTCCCTTTCTCTGCTATTATATCCTGACCCTTAACTTCCTAGTAACTTTCTGTTCTTCCTCAATCTATAGCTTCTATAAGAGAAATTTAAGTGATTATATAGGGTTTACTTTCCCAAAATCTCATTGAATAGGCTCAgactatatattttcatttatagatCATCATAACCAGTGAATATATGTACGAGTTTGTGTAATTGGTGTCTGCATACAAacaatttgcatatatatttcaatCCATATATCCTAGAATTGAAGGGTCTGGGTTTGAATTTTCAGTATCAGGATTTTATGAACTGATTTTATGAAATACTGATGATACTATTTAAAAGTCTCAATTCTAAGAGAACATAAACAGAAAATAGGAGGTGCGGGATCAGATAATATATGAGAAAGATGGAAACTTTCATGGTCATTTTTATTCTCTAAAAGTACCTCTAAAATTCTCCATCTAACTTTGAAAACTGTGAATTCATAAAGAACAAATTAGATGTACATTTTCTAACATGACCTTCCCTcaaatttcccattttcttctcaaacttttcaCTAGTAGTGCTGTACACATTCAAGGTTAGGTGAGTTTAGTATCTTTATTCATAGTGTTTATATTGTGAGATAGAATAAAACCCTTCTCTTGTTCAGGTTCTTCCTTTGACTCTCAGGTGACAGAATGGTCTTGGGAGTTTTCCATTAAGTATTTTCCATAATTTATTCCCTCTACTATAAAACACAAACATAGATGTTATCTATGCAAatcacatttatttcttattttccttgttCTTTCTGAGGGTACAGTCTATTACAACTAGTAGTGTATTGCCAATCTTTTGGGTTATTCCCTTCTACCATCTGCAATCTTTATCACTATGACCATTTATTCAgtacaaaattattttccctCAAGCAGACTTTGAGTATATTCCTCAAAGATGTGAGGGACAGTTCAAGAACATAAGAGATGAAGTATTCTAAGAACCAAAAGTTTTCCTCTGGGAGTTATTAATGAGACTAGAAGTGAAGAAAGAAGGTAAAGGTAGAGGGTATAtccagggaagaaggaaaaatagactTTATTATTAGAACAAAAGCTTCTATGATGGAATTGGAATCCAAATCATAATCTATTTAgaaaatttgttatatttaaaaaacaatttccagtgtattatttcattttgaatataACACAGATTTATCTATCCACATTGATACTTGCTTAGATTCATTatctttaaaatcttatttaaaaggATTAATAACTTGTTATTACCCACAAGTTTCCCATTTATCTTACAAATTACCACAATTAAATGAACAGATTCAAATATTCAGaagacagaaggaaaataaaattacaaaaggaaaattttatggGATTCCAACTAGTTATCCTTTGTGAATTGAGCCAATACAAAAAAATATGGTGAAATCCTTTATTTATAAAGAAGTTGTTTGGTTCTAGGCAACTAAAGAAGCAATCGAGAATGGAGCCCTGGAATTCTACTCTGGGAAGTGGCTTCATCCTGATGGGAATCCTGAGTGACAGTGGGTTTCCTGAACTGCTCTGTGCCACATTCACTGCCTTGTACATGTTGGCCCTGACCAGCAACAGTCTGCTGATCCTGGTCATCACGATGGATGCCCGGCTCCATGTACCCATGTACCTCCTGCTTGGGCAACTCTCACTCATGGACCTCCTCTTCACATCTGTGGTCACTCCTAAGGCTATTGTGGATTTTCTGCGAGGTGAAAACACCATCTCCTTTGGGGGTTGTGCCTTTCAGATGTTTCTGGCCTTGAGTTTAGGGGCCGCAGAGGACCTGCTACTGGCCttcatggcctatgacaggtatgtggccatttGTCATCCTCTGAACTACATGGTCCTCATGAGACCAAAGATGTGCTGGCTCATGGTGGCCACATCCTGGATCCTGGCATGTCTGAATGCCCTGGTACATACTTTGTATACCATGCATTTTCCATTCTGCAAGTCCCAAATTATCAATCACCTGCTTTGTGAGATCCCACCTCTACTGAAATTGGCCTGTGCTGATACGTCCACATATGAGCTCCTCGTGTATGTAACTGGTGTGGTTTTCCTCCTACTCCCTCTTTCTGTCATTGTAGCCTCTTATATACTAATACTGTTTACTGTGCTCCGCATGCCTTCCACTGAGGGGAGGCAGAAGGCCCTTATCACGTGCTCTTCCCACCTGACAGTGGTTGGGATGTTCTATGGAGCTGCGACATTCATGTATGTCCTGCCCAGCTCCCTGCACAACACAAAGCAGGACAACATCATCTCTGTTTTCTACACTATTGTCACCCCATCCCTGAACCCCCTCATCTATAGTCTGAGGAATAAGGAGGTCATGGGGGCCTTGAGGAGGGTCCTGGGAAAATATGTTCTTCTGGCATAGATCAGCAGAGAATGTATACAATTATAAAGTAGCTATGATTGGGGACTATTTCAATTTTTTGTCATGTAGCAGGGATATATAGCAGTAGTTTTAGGTTTATTAAACAGGAATGATTTCGCCTTCAAAGGAGGACTGCACTGCTTTAAACTATATTCTTAGACAATTAATGCAAAGAAGCATCCTTATAAgttatatttaagattttttgtttACTGGGTTAATGGTGGTacaattagtttttttaaaaaaagatttgtatAGCACATATATAGTCCAGACTTAAGGAGCAATCAAAGTTGATTATGATTAAGATAATAATTGTGGCgagataaatgaaagaaattgaatCTGGTGTTTTTATATCACcggtttataaaattaaaatttaaatataggaaTTAATAAAAAAGTATGTGAAAGTCATCAGATACATAGCATGCATTAGAAATAAGCCAACCTGTTCTGCATATtgcttttattgaaaatattgacCCTACACATATTCAGAAGTACTTTTGAAACATCAAAATAATTGCCAGTAGTTTATATACTTTTTTGCAGttaattattttagttataaattaattaattatttaactaATAACTTcaagcacagtggtagggcttgaatgtttgccttgcactcggctgacccgggttcaattcctctgcccctctcagagagcctggcaagctaccaagactatttctcccgcacagcagagcctggcaagctacccgtggcatatttgatatgccaaaagcagtaacaacaagtctcacaatggagacgttactagtgcccgcttgagagaaaccgatgagcaaccagatgacagtgacagtgacaactaatAATTTAGTTAGAAATAACTTATTGATTTATATTGAGGTATCATGATGAAGATcatattctttttgatttttgatttgaggccacacctgggggttgtcagagcttattcctggctttgtgctcaaggatcacttgtgTTGgggctttagggaccatatggggtggccaGGATCCAaccatggtcagctgcatgcaaggaaaatgccctgaccactgtactgtcactctggcccaggaaAACACTTAAGCATATGCACATATTGATGTCcctttttagcattttatttcttgatatatgaaaatttataacAGAAACTGAGATTCTAAATctgttaagaaattttaaaataccctGACATTACTCTGAGAACAGTGCTTAGCGAAAACttacacttttttctttaaaagcagAACAAATATCATATGACTGAATTGACATAACTAaaccacaatattgaagctaatataatttataaagttaaagcaattcattataaaatttgagaaaattgagACTCTAAAATGAATCTAAAGTCACCAACAGTTTCCTTTAATTTCTTATTATTGATATGTGCATTTTATTatcatcttattattattatattatcttgcatttttgtcatttaaaatttggtaaatctggagctgtagcaatagcacagcaggtaggacatttgtcttgcatgcggccgacccaggttcaattcccagcatcccatgggccccctgagcatcgccaggagtaatgcctgagtgcatgagccaggagtaacccctgtgcattgcctggtgtgatccagaaagccaaaaaaaaaaaatattggtgaGTCTTCTTCCTTGTTTAAGAGGTAGCTTCttgtggaagggagggaggaagacagagtGTCTGAATATGAGTCTCTACCCACCTTTATCATCTACATgtctgtattttatttacttgcaGTGGGAAGACTTGGACCACACCCTGGTGATCTTAGAATCCATTCCAGGTTTTGTGTTAAGTGACCATTCATAGTGCTTGTGTTACCATATGTGATGTCTGGGAATCTCCTAGGGCTGGTAGGATGTGAGGCAAGTGGCTTTATCTTTATATTCATTGTCTATACTATGCTACTAAAGTAGCATCTGTTGACACTACCTTTGAGTTTGGCGATCTTAAACACGTTGATTATAACAGATCTCATGATAATTCTATGATGTTTTGGAGAGGATTGAGCAATAGAATAAATGTTAGGCACTTATGTCAGACCCCAATAATTAGTTTTGAAATAGTTTTGAAAAAGCTTAATTCTTAATTGCtacataatattttatcattgagtcccatgttatatatatatacatatgtgtttatgtatatatatttatatacatatcataGGCACTTGGTTTCAATGAGTTTGGTACCCAATACCCAATTTTTTTGTGAGGGTCTGATTTTATATGAGGTCAAATTTCAAGAATCTAAATCTCTTGAAACAAAGACTAACTTTCTTTTTGCAAAGTTAGAAATGCTTTACATTCTGACTATAATTATATGGGAGTTCCTGCCTTCTATATTATTTCTAGTGCTATTTCATTATATAGACTCTCTGTCATTATACTAATCatgtcaggaaaatgaaaaaagagatttttttcatttatattccttttttgttattgttctaaCTAATTTTGTGGCTCTTTACAGATGAGAGTCAGAAACAATTTGACAATTAcctatgtcattttatatttattatttagctATATGATAGGACTTATTGGATAGGGAAgtgttaaaatatttacttaattcCATATTCCTAACTGTTCCTTTGTAATTTTCAGGTCATTCTATTCTTCCAAGTCTGATTCTTCATTCCCTAGATAACTTTCTGTCTGGACTGCAGCTTCTGTACCTGTATAAATAATCCTGTATACTTGCccaaattctttcctttttactttaaCTAGTTTAAAAGACTTGAAACTTAAGGTTTTAAGCaacatctcatttatttttatcagaatttCAATATCCAATATTTGACAGataaatgaaatgtaaaattaGAAGATAATTGAGTTCAGTAAAATTGTTCACTTACAAAAAGCAGTTAggcaatattataaatttaaccATGAATTTGCCATACAACCAAGTAATATCACTCACAGATATTTCCCCAAGTGAACAGATTATGTTCATAAAAAAGTGTTTTCATGAATGTTAATGACTTTCTTTATACTCAACAACAgaaaatacaaattcttttcaACTAGtgaatatataaacaaattatgATACATCTATACCATTGATACATTACTGAGCAATGCATTATTAATTGACACAAGAATACATTAAATCAGTGGGGAGAAAGACTTGATTAAAATCCTTGATATCACATGCATAATACCGTTTACTtttacaaaaaagacaaaaatgattaTGATAGAAACAGATGAGGCAATTGTCAGAGCTTGGGTAAATTAACTGTGGAtcaatccctgaaaccacatatggGCCTCTGAACACTCTCAGAAGAGatccctcagcacaaagccaggactaagccctgaccaccacctggTATGACCCCACAGCCCccaatgtaatttaaaataaaaaacactattGTTATCCATGTAACCGCAactgaaacaacaaaaaagggaatagcatttcttttttttttttttttttgcttttgggtcacacccggcgatgcacaggggtcactcctggctctgcactcaggaattacccctggtgatgctcaggggaccatatgggatgctgggaatcgaacccgggtcagccgcgttcaaggcaaacgccctacccgctgagctatcactccagccccagaatagcGTTTCTTTCATtagcttatttaaaatttttttggcacATCATGATTTACGAGTTTATTAATGATAGGgttccacacacaccctccacaaGAGTGTCtgattcccaccaccattgtctcaATGTCCCCCACTTCCCTTCCTGCACAACTCCCCATGTAGTGGTagctcagttctataaaccagtagttttattactgcttttggctatttgttatacctttattatttctttgtttgttgtttgtttgttttcttttgggctgcatctgtctgtgctcagggcttacttctgcctctgcattcaCGATTACTcctgggagagctcaggggaccttgtgggatgccagggattgaaccagggttgactgtgccctacctgctgtactattgctatagcCCCTACTGTGTTTCTTGTATCCCACATAGGAAGGAGATCATTCTGTAACTGCCTGTCTCCTAGCTTCATGCGGCACAATACTCTACAGATCCATCCAGATAGCAGTAAATTGCACATTTTAACACTTTTTATTtcacttccctctttctttttgttgctgtgaTGACTAGGGTTGAACACCTTTTGTGGTACTCACATATACCCTAGTTGTAGTGCTCACTGGAGATTGCTATGATGCTCATACTCatggttctggggtcacactgGTAACACACTCCTGGTTGTCTTGCTTGTTCTTGTACACCTTTAGCTACTCCCACACTTTAGTTGCTCTAATGCTGTGCTCTAGAGATTGCACATTTGTGGCAGTGTAGGCATCCCAGACTGCAGAGCTACCAATGCATATAGACAACACCAGAGATCAAACACTgggtctcacacttgcaaggtAGGGGAGCCATCCCTCAAGCAtagaaatgttaattttaaataaaagaacatcATATTTCTTTTGTAGACTTCAATTACccatggaaaattatttttttaattcttgttatTTCTGCAAAAATTTTTAGGCttttaaaatacacacatatttatcagTGAATTTCTTAATTAATTTAACTTTCCAGCTCATTAATTGAACTAATTTCTATGTTCTAATTTCTTGATATAATATAGACATTTCCTGGGCATCACATTTCTACtcacagaaattattttattggggTGTCAGAAATACTAGAGGTaaatgattcttttgtttttaatttgtcctCACTTATTTTAAGATGGTTTATAGAGACACTGTGACTTTCAGAGACTTTTTTAATAATTGActtgtttcaagcatacaatattcTTACAacactcccaccaccaatgtcctgttcCCTCCACCCATGTACCAGTTTTTCTCCAACCACCCACTCAACCTCCTTAGCAGGcatatagaaaatttatttcacatcACTCGGCTCAATAAAACTTTAAGgaatgacaaatagaattatgaaaataaatcaataaaacatcAATTTGTGGTGACAAATGGCTAACTGTGTTTAACCTTTATTGGCCTAGTAAGTAAATTTGTcctcactttttgtttttattttgatatagtcAGGTAGCTTGGTTATAACAAGTGTTAAGGGTTATGGCATTGTTGTTCAAAGTTATTCACCATACCACCACCATGGTGTTCAATACCCTCTATTAATGCCACATTATCACTTCCAGTTCACTttgggttttttctcctctctgcaTTGTCATCCgtgttttttttcaaattttttttttttggcttttgggtctcagcctgtgatgctcagagtttactcctctctgcactcaggaattactcctggagttgctcaggagaccatatgggatgccaggtattgaacccaggttggccacatcaaggcacatgccctacctgctgtactatcactccggtccccctGTCATCACATTTTAATGTTGGTTTAGCTGTATGCAGAATTCAAGGTGTACAGTTGTATCTTTTCAACACTTTGAAGGAATTTCTACCATGTCTTATTACTTGCATTGAAATACCcactacttttttcctttttttttttttttgaggggccttATCCAGTTGTACATGGACATTACTCCTAGTTCAATGCATGAAGATTGTTCCAGGGCTCTGCTCAATGGGCCATGTAGTACTGCAGGTCCACCCCACACCTCCTGaacacactccagccctttaaactgTCTCCCACTCCTCTTATCAAATGGATTTGGTGTCTTTTATATCTGGGAGTGTTGAAACAATCTTTGTTAACATTAGTACTCCTCAATGGCTTCAGGGCTGTGTGcacttatttttacattttctttatagCTCTTAGAAAAGCAGTAACTTACTCCCTTTTCAAGTATCACGAGTGGCAACAAACAGTAACAGCGACACACAAACTTCTGCACAAGATACACTGAATTCCCAAAGGAGATGCTGACACCACAGACTCTAAGCAGAGTTAGACTAAACTGGTAATAGCCCTTGCTGGGAAGGAAGAGAACTGTAGTGTGGGGAACAGTGCTCCAAATATGACACAAAACTCATCTATGACCTGGAGCACATGATTGATCATGAAAAGAGCCCTTGCTTCCTTATTCTTTTTCCAGTCAACAATTTAAAATAGGCCACCAATAAGTACATCCTGTAGGGTGAAGCAGAGTCAGGACCTCTAGTCCATTAGGCACAGAAGACTGGGCTGGGAAACATGCCCAGAGGAATGGCTACCATTCTGTTTTCTGGCTCAGTGTATGCAGGGGAAGCCATTTTAGCTGAGAATTTAAGTGCCTTTGAAAGAGCAGAACAAAGAGAGGGAAATGGTGTCATGGGATGAGGAGATAAAGCATCCTCCCCCAGGACAGAACCTGGCTCACTGTTGGCCCTGGGGACAGTGAGGGCGTCTATGGCAGGGTCTCGTCTGAACAGCCCTCCCCAATATCTACTTCCTCTAGTCTCCTACCATCCTTAGTTTTGCCCCTAGACTTTAGAAAGAGATAAAGTCTGAGCATCTGGTCCTAAGAACTCAATCTGATAGCAGCTCTCTCTCCCTGGGATACTGGGTGATAGAAACAGCTTCTGAATCTCCGCAGGTGTCAGGCAGAAAGCTTCTAGATCTCCACAGGTGTGAGAATAGGAAAGTCATCTACTTGCTCCATAGAAGTGTTCAAGAACTGCACAAGCTCTCTGTTTGTATCTACTACATCTCCAGAAAAGACCTATAGAGGAATCGAAGGAACAGAAAGGGTCCTGGCTCTCTTGGTCAGATTCCCTGAACTCAACCAATTTAGCAAAAATTACACAAACTGGATACTTCTCGAGGGCAAaaactcctctctttcttcctcatttCTACTGGAGCATCCTGGATCCTCAGACAATCCTCAGGGCAATTTGTGTTGTCTGGCAGCTGGGTTTTGCCCAAACTAAGGTAAGAATCCTGTCTCTCAAATGAAGCCTCTAGAAATGTTGAGTTGCAAACTAGAGCCCAAGCAGTTAATCTCTTCTAGATTCTCTAGAGCTTTTCATTCTAGTTCATATCTGGTTCCAGTACCTATTCTTGGTTTTGTAGACAGGAAAGCAGAAGCACATTCAGGGACTGATGAAAGGGTTCGTCCTACACTGCAAGTTTGGGTATCTGCCTCCTGGTAAGCGCATCAGTCCATATTGAAAACCTACAGATGAAGTGATCTTTAGTAAACATTTGAACTTACTTGCTAATAAATACTTTGAAATGGCTAGCCCTCTGCAAACATATAAGCCTGTCATATTCACTAATCTCTTTCAACCACTAAAATTCTGTGCATTTATAAGGTGATGGTAGAAAATAGTCAAATCTCCAGATAAGTAACAATGTAGGGAAATAATGAGAATGTAAGAGAAGGATGTTtaccttactttttaaaaactttatttagacagcatgatttacatagtttataattttttgtttttaatatttttatggcttttaatgttccaccaccaatcccaccacctaaGTGatttttcccaccatcattatccTCATTTTCCCAACCTGCACCCTTAGTAGGcagacaataatttattttatattgcttgtttgtTACAACCAAACGGCTAAAGAAATTATCTAAAATGCTTTAGTGAAAAAGTAgttgtaaaaattgttatatctcaccacggGGTTGTTAAAtctgtctaagaatttactaagctattTTCTAGTTGAGCTTCTGTGTTCCCATttctgtttgttgagtttagttgaagtctatgttactttctcatcaAATTTGGTGGGTTCCTGCTGGAATTTCAATACTGTGGAATGCAGAGGTGTTGTATTTGGTGTACGTGACCGTGTGGTCCAGAAATTTCAGAATGAATCTGCAGAGATCCTTAGTGAAGCTATGAAGTTAAACTGTTGGTGTAGTGGCAGTAGTGGGCTGTGACTGCGGTTGCCAGGGCTTTGGCAGGTTGGGAACGAGCCTGCCCCTCTTCAGAGAGCGCCCTGGAGTTTTCAGGTAACACACTGTCAGGGACCAATGTGtccatgaatttcagctgctAGGCTTGCATCTCCTAGAGATTTAGTTCATGAATCTGAAGAGCAGGGCCGGTGGGTAAGTCAATATGGCAGCGGCTATGAAAGGTCCACGTACTTATTGTTAAAAACTGTGGTTTTCAAAAATCATTCTGTGGGCCTGTGCATATCAGTAAACATTAAAATTTGGGAACTAGTGCTTCTAAACCCATGTTCAGAGACAAATTTTACTGTACAC
Protein-coding regions in this window:
- the LOC101545331 gene encoding olfactory receptor 2AG2-like encodes the protein MEPWNSTLGSGFILMGILSDSGFPELLCATFTALYMLALTSNSLLILVITMDARLHVPMYLLLGQLSLMDLLFTSVVTPKAIVDFLRGENTISFGGCAFQMFLALSLGAAEDLLLAFMAYDRYVAICHPLNYMVLMRPKMCWLMVATSWILACLNALVHTLYTMHFPFCKSQIINHLLCEIPPLLKLACADTSTYELLVYVTGVVFLLLPLSVIVASYILILFTVLRMPSTEGRQKALITCSSHLTVVGMFYGAATFMYVLPSSLHNTKQDNIISVFYTIVTPSLNPLIYSLRNKEVMGALRRVLGKYVLLA